From a single Lolium rigidum isolate FL_2022 chromosome 7, APGP_CSIRO_Lrig_0.1, whole genome shotgun sequence genomic region:
- the LOC124678945 gene encoding venom phosphodiesterase 2-like, with amino-acid sequence MASPPFSAHLLSSGDMPLPTATLLVRSPSATSRFLHLLTAVLLLFPPFSTASAHATVSVARPLSKLTKPVVLLISTDGFRFGFQYKAPNPHLRRLIANGTSAVEGLIPVFPTYTFPNHYSIVTGLYPSSHGIINNMFPDPISGDTFTTANRDPKWWLGEPLWVTAANQGLQASTFFWPGSEVKKGSWDCPGKYCRQYNGSVPFEERVDAILGYFDLPANEMPQLVTLYVEDPDAHGHKVGPDDPAITEAVMHIDEMMGRLIAGLEARGVFEDVNIIWVGDHGIVGTCDQKLVSLEDLAPWIEVKEDWVLSTTPLLAIRPTNGVSPAEVVARMNQGLGSGKVKNGKYLKVYLKEDLPSRLHYSESYRIPPIIGLVDEGYKVEIKRSEARECGGAHGYDNAFFSMRTVFVAHGPRFQRGKTVPSFENVEIYNVVASILGLRPASNNGSTSFHGSVLLPTD; translated from the coding sequence ATGGCATCTCCGCCTTTCTCCGCCCATCTCCTCTCCTCCGGCGACATGCCACTCCCTACCGCCACCCTCCTCGTCCGCTCCCCCTCGGCCACCTCCCGCTTCCTCCACCTCCTCACAGCCGTGCTCCTCCTATTCCCGCCCTTCTCCACCGCGTCGGCTCATGCCACTGTCTCCGTCGCGCGGCCGTTGTCCAAGCTCACGAAGCCGGTGGTCCTCCTAATATCCACAGACGGCTTCCGCTTCGGCTTCCAGTACAAGGCCCCCAACCCGCACCTCCGCCGCCTCATTGCGAATGGCACATCCGCCGTGGAGGGCCTCATCCCCGTCTTCCCCACATACACCTTCCCCAACCACTACTCCATCGTGACCGGCCTTTACCCTTCCTCCCACGGCATTATCAACAACATGTTCCCCGACCCCATCTCTGGGGACACATTCACCACAGCAAACCGTGACCCCAAGTGGTGGCTCGGGGAGCCCCTATGGGTCACCGCGGCGAACCAGGGGCTGCAGGCCTCGACCTTCTTCTGGCCGGGCTCCGAGGTAAAGAAGGGCTCCTGGGACTGCCCCGGCAAGTACTGCCGCCAGTATAATGGCTCCGTGCCATTCGAGGAGAGGGTTGATGCCATCCTTGGTTACTTTGATCTACCGGCTAACGAGATGCCGCAGCTTGTGACACTGTACGTGGAAGACCCAGACGCGCACGGGCACAAGGTCGGTCCGGACGACCCAGCCATCACAGAGGCTGTGATGCACATTGATGAGATGATGGGGAGACTCATCGCCGGTTTGGAAGCCAGAGGGGTGTTTGAGGATGTGAACATTATATGGGTCGGGGATCATGGGATTGTTGGGACCTGCGACCAGAAGCTGGTGTCCCTCGAGGACTTGGCTCCGTGGATTGAGGTCAAGGAAGATTGGGTTCTATCGACGACGCCGTTGCTGGCAATCAGGCCGACAAATGGCGTCTCACCGGCCGAGGTCGTGGCCAGGATGAATCAAGGGCTAGGGTCAGGGAAGGTGAAGAATGGCAAGTATCTCAAGGTTTACTTGAAGGAGGACCTGCCTTCTCGCCTGCACTACTCGGAAAGTTACAGGATACCACCGATCATTGGGCTGGTAGATGAAGGTTATAAGGTGGAGATAAAGCGATCTGAGGCAAGGGAGTGTGGAGGGGCGCACGGGTATGACAATGCCTTCTTCTCAATGAGAACCGTGTTTGTCGCGCACGGACCTCGGTTCCAGCGGGGCAAAACGGTGCCCTCCTTTGAGAACGTGGAGATATACAATGTTGTTGCTTCCATCCTCGGGTTGAGGCCAGCTTCAAACAACGGCTCAACTTCTTTCCATGGATCGGTTCTATTGCCAACTGACTGA